The Pseudofrankia inefficax genome window below encodes:
- a CDS encoding thioesterase II family protein — MPPPTRQPPPEPDRWIRGFHRAPDGARQLVCFPHAGGGASYFFAASRALANARPPVQVLAAQYPGRHDRRHEPAFERVDALADATVAALLAGGWLDPARPPALFGHSMGAVVAFEVARRLERDAGLVAAGLFVSGRRAPSTRRAERTHLLDDRGLVDELRRLSGTEGDLLDDDEIVAMILPAVRGDYRAIETYQADPSARVNAPVTALVGTDDPLTTIQEAAAWREHTTAEFGLHVLPGGHFYLNSQLSAVLDIVAGAGVAVSARRDHRV; from the coding sequence ATGCCGCCGCCCACCAGGCAGCCACCGCCTGAGCCCGACCGCTGGATCCGTGGTTTTCATCGCGCGCCGGACGGCGCCCGTCAGCTGGTGTGCTTTCCGCACGCCGGCGGGGGCGCCAGTTACTTCTTCGCCGCGTCACGGGCGCTGGCGAACGCGCGGCCGCCCGTCCAGGTGCTGGCGGCGCAGTATCCCGGCCGCCACGACCGCCGCCACGAGCCGGCCTTCGAGCGGGTCGACGCGCTCGCCGACGCCACGGTGGCCGCGCTGCTCGCCGGCGGCTGGCTCGACCCGGCCCGGCCGCCCGCCCTGTTCGGCCACAGCATGGGCGCGGTCGTCGCCTTCGAGGTCGCGCGGCGACTGGAGCGGGACGCCGGCCTCGTCGCGGCCGGCCTGTTCGTCTCCGGCCGGCGCGCGCCGTCGACCCGGCGGGCCGAGCGAACCCACCTGCTCGACGACCGGGGCCTGGTGGACGAGCTGCGCAGGCTCAGCGGGACCGAGGGGGACCTGCTCGACGACGACGAGATCGTCGCCATGATCCTGCCGGCGGTGCGCGGCGACTACCGGGCCATCGAGACCTACCAGGCAGACCCCAGTGCGCGGGTGAACGCGCCGGTCACCGCCCTGGTCGGGACCGACGACCCGCTGACCACGATCCAGGAGGCGGCGGCCTGGCGGGAGCACACGACCGCCGAGTTCGGGCTCCACGTGCTGCCGGGCGGCCACTTCTACCTCAACAGCCAGCTCTCAGCGGTCCTCGACATCGTCGCCGGCGCCGGCGTAGCGGTCTCCGCGCGACGCGACCATCGGGTATGA
- a CDS encoding ABC transporter substrate-binding protein codes for MRSRPVLAGAAALAATAAMLLAACGSGGSSAAAPASQPRSGGNLTYALDVEPQCFDAAVSPQDVTGEVDRNILDSLVSEDTKGTFHPWLAKSWDVSKDLTTYTFHLRGGVKFTDGTVFDANAVKVNFDRIVAPTTKSQYASNLLGPYTGTKVIDPSTVQVSFSKPFAPFLQVAATAYLGFYSPTAIRNHPEGFCVGGPSAVGTGPFTFTSATKGQSILLSRNPAYNWGPADSTHTGPAYLDKVTYRILTEAATRIGSLTSGQVDGIQSVPPSNVASLASIKSINVYKKDDPGGVYNLYLNVTRPILSDQRVRQAIQRGIDIDQNVKTVYFGQYSRAWSPISPATPSYDAKLEGSWPYDPALANKLLDEAGWTGRDSAGYRTKDGQRLTVVWPSTPSASNRDSRDVLAQAIVADLKKIGIEISRPSFDVTTYLTKAYASEFDVLDTSWARFDPDVLRLFFNSASRGSNGQNGAFLADDQVDQWTNAGAQTLDPTVRNDVYAKTQQRVIQLAADVPVYVPRSLFATQSSVQDLAFSPNAWPEFYGTWLSK; via the coding sequence ATGCGTTCTAGACCTGTCCTGGCCGGTGCGGCCGCGTTGGCGGCCACGGCCGCGATGCTGCTCGCCGCGTGCGGCTCCGGGGGGAGCTCGGCGGCGGCGCCCGCCAGCCAGCCCCGCTCGGGGGGCAACCTCACCTACGCGCTCGACGTCGAGCCGCAGTGCTTCGACGCGGCGGTCAGCCCGCAGGACGTCACCGGGGAGGTGGATCGCAACATCCTCGACTCGCTGGTCTCCGAGGACACCAAGGGCACCTTCCACCCCTGGCTGGCCAAGTCCTGGGACGTCTCCAAGGACCTGACGACCTACACCTTCCACCTGCGCGGCGGGGTGAAGTTCACCGACGGCACGGTGTTCGACGCGAACGCGGTCAAGGTCAACTTCGACCGGATCGTGGCGCCTACGACCAAGTCGCAGTACGCCTCCAACCTGCTCGGCCCGTACACCGGCACCAAGGTCATCGACCCCAGCACCGTCCAGGTCAGCTTCTCCAAGCCGTTCGCGCCGTTCCTGCAGGTGGCGGCGACGGCCTACCTCGGCTTCTACTCGCCTACCGCGATCAGGAACCACCCCGAGGGCTTCTGCGTCGGCGGCCCGTCCGCCGTCGGGACCGGCCCGTTCACCTTCACCAGCGCCACCAAGGGCCAGAGCATCCTGCTCAGCCGTAACCCGGCCTACAACTGGGGCCCGGCCGACAGCACCCACACCGGGCCGGCCTACCTGGACAAGGTGACCTACCGGATCCTGACCGAGGCGGCGACCCGGATCGGCTCGCTGACCAGCGGCCAGGTCGACGGCATCCAGTCCGTCCCGCCGTCGAACGTGGCCAGCCTGGCCTCGATCAAGTCGATCAACGTCTACAAGAAGGACGACCCGGGCGGCGTCTACAACCTCTACCTGAACGTCACCCGGCCGATCCTGTCCGACCAGCGGGTGCGCCAGGCCATCCAGCGCGGGATCGACATCGACCAGAACGTCAAGACGGTCTACTTCGGCCAGTACAGCCGTGCCTGGAGCCCGATCTCCCCGGCCACGCCCAGCTACGACGCGAAGCTCGAGGGCAGCTGGCCGTATGACCCGGCGCTGGCCAACAAGCTGCTCGACGAGGCCGGCTGGACCGGGCGGGACTCCGCCGGCTACCGGACCAAGGACGGCCAGCGGCTCACCGTGGTCTGGCCCTCGACGCCCTCGGCCAGCAACCGTGACTCCCGTGACGTGCTGGCCCAGGCGATCGTCGCCGACCTGAAGAAGATCGGCATCGAGATCTCCCGCCCGAGCTTCGACGTCACCACGTACCTCACCAAGGCCTACGCGAGCGAGTTCGACGTCCTCGACACGTCCTGGGCCCGCTTCGACCCCGACGTCCTGCGCCTGTTCTTCAACAGCGCGAGCCGTGGCTCGAACGGCCAGAACGGGGCCTTCCTGGCCGACGACCAGGTCGACCAGTGGACGAACGCCGGCGCGCAGACCCTGGACCCCACGGTGCGTAACGACGTCTACGCGAAGACCCAGCAGCGGGTCATCCAGCTCGCCGCGGACGTGCCGGTCTACGTCCCGCGGTCGCTGTTCGCCACCCAGTCCAGCGTGCAGGACCTGGCGTTCTCGCCGAACGCCTGGCCGGAGTTCTACGGAACCTGGCTGTCCAAGTGA
- a CDS encoding ABC transporter permease produces MTTGTVERIEAPAGGALWRRRLWPVVARRLLGAAAVVYGAATVAFVALQLIPGDAVTIMIGFNNAVSPQVRAQIQHDLGLNHPVIVQYFQYLGHLAHGDLGTSYQLNQSVASLIGAQFWPTFQLMLAAVGVAVLLALISALGTASRRGGLRAVVDVVELVLVSTPTFWLGILLLTAFSFRLRLFPVAGAQSAASLVLPALTLALPIAGVLAQVLREGLETALGQPFVITARSRGLRRSAVRLRHALRHAAAPLVTLVGWLSGSLLGNAVLVESVFGRPGIGALTLEAVQNKDMPVVMGVVFVSAVAFVVISTLVDLLYLLIDPRLRTG; encoded by the coding sequence GTGACCACTGGCACGGTCGAACGGATCGAAGCCCCGGCCGGCGGCGCCCTCTGGCGCCGCCGGCTGTGGCCGGTCGTGGCCCGCCGGCTGCTCGGGGCGGCCGCGGTCGTCTACGGCGCGGCCACCGTCGCGTTCGTCGCCCTGCAGCTCATCCCCGGCGACGCGGTGACGATCATGATCGGGTTCAACAACGCGGTCTCGCCGCAGGTCCGGGCCCAGATCCAACACGACCTCGGGCTGAACCACCCGGTGATCGTCCAGTACTTCCAGTACCTCGGGCACCTCGCCCACGGTGACCTCGGCACCTCCTACCAGCTGAACCAGTCGGTGGCCTCGCTGATCGGCGCGCAGTTCTGGCCGACGTTCCAGCTGATGCTGGCGGCGGTGGGCGTCGCCGTACTGCTGGCTCTGATCTCGGCGCTCGGCACCGCCAGCCGCCGGGGCGGCCTGCGCGCGGTCGTCGACGTCGTCGAGCTGGTGCTCGTCTCCACCCCGACGTTCTGGCTCGGCATCCTGCTGCTGACCGCGTTCTCGTTCCGGCTGCGGCTGTTCCCGGTGGCCGGCGCGCAGAGCGCGGCCTCGCTCGTCCTGCCGGCCCTGACACTCGCCCTCCCGATCGCCGGCGTGCTGGCCCAGGTGCTGCGGGAGGGCCTGGAGACGGCGCTGGGACAGCCGTTCGTGATCACCGCACGGTCCCGGGGGCTGCGGCGCTCGGCCGTGCGGCTGCGCCACGCGCTGCGCCACGCGGCGGCGCCGCTGGTGACCCTGGTCGGCTGGCTGAGCGGGAGCCTGCTGGGCAACGCGGTCCTGGTCGAGTCCGTCTTCGGCCGGCCGGGGATCGGCGCGCTGACCCTGGAGGCCGTCCAGAACAAGGACATGCCCGTGGTCATGGGCGTCGTGTTCGTCTCCGCGGTGGCGTTCGTCGTCATCTCCACCCTGGTCGACCTGCTCTACCTGCTGATCGACCCACGACTGCGGACGGGGTGA
- a CDS encoding ABC transporter permease, whose product MERSLAELAPRPGPAALGRRRGRDRDVPGLAFAASAAFLVLIALLMIAPGLFAGHSPTATDPVNALRGPSGTHWFGTDALGRDVFARVVYGARPSLIVGFGATVFAVVGATALGLTAGIGGPALDQVLMRVADVLLALPPLLLALLAVAVLGHGQVNVMVAVAIAFVPGYARVVRAETLVVRRSGYVEAAVGLGLPRWRLVGRHVLPNTLGPLLVLATVGFGSALIYASSLSFLGLGAQPPSSEWGLALSTGRNYFSVAWWVAVFPGLAATLTVIALNVTGRRARARFTRRPQGGDLA is encoded by the coding sequence GTGGAGCGCTCCCTGGCGGAACTCGCGCCGCGGCCGGGACCAGCGGCGCTGGGCCGGCGGCGCGGCCGGGACCGGGACGTGCCCGGCCTGGCCTTCGCGGCGTCGGCGGCCTTCCTGGTCCTGATCGCGCTGCTGATGATCGCGCCGGGGCTGTTCGCCGGCCACTCGCCGACCGCGACCGACCCGGTCAACGCGCTGCGCGGGCCGAGCGGCACCCACTGGTTCGGGACGGACGCGCTGGGCCGCGACGTCTTCGCCCGGGTCGTCTACGGCGCGCGGCCCTCACTGATCGTCGGCTTCGGTGCCACGGTCTTCGCGGTCGTGGGCGCGACGGCCCTCGGCCTGACGGCCGGGATCGGGGGCCCGGCCCTGGACCAGGTGCTCATGCGGGTGGCCGACGTCCTGCTCGCCCTGCCGCCGCTGCTGCTCGCCCTGCTGGCGGTGGCGGTGCTGGGCCACGGCCAGGTCAACGTGATGGTGGCGGTCGCGATCGCGTTCGTGCCCGGCTACGCCCGGGTGGTGCGGGCCGAGACGCTGGTCGTGCGCCGCTCCGGCTATGTCGAGGCGGCCGTGGGCCTTGGGCTGCCCCGCTGGCGGCTGGTCGGGCGCCACGTCCTGCCGAACACGCTGGGCCCGCTGCTCGTGCTGGCCACGGTGGGCTTCGGCTCGGCCCTGATCTACGCCTCCAGCCTGAGCTTCCTCGGCCTCGGCGCGCAGCCCCCCTCCTCCGAGTGGGGCCTGGCGCTGTCCACCGGCCGCAACTACTTCTCCGTGGCCTGGTGGGTCGCGGTCTTCCCCGGGCTGGCGGCGACCCTGACCGTGATCGCCCTCAACGTGACCGGCCGGCGCGCGCGAGCGCGGTTCACCCGCCGGCCGCAGGGAGGTGACCTGGCATGA
- a CDS encoding putative leader peptide, with protein sequence MPRGYPAAVRVRTPAPGGEPRARFLTTRRHIDLLRVASASCPAGLR encoded by the coding sequence ATGCCGCGGGGATACCCGGCGGCCGTGCGCGTTCGCACGCCCGCCCCGGGGGGCGAGCCGCGCGCGCGTTTCCTCACCACTCGGCGGCACATCGACCTGCTGCGGGTCGCGAGCGCCTCCTGTCCCGCCGGCCTCCGCTGA
- a CDS encoding helix-turn-helix transcriptional regulator, whose protein sequence is MGPIAELDRMLAACFAYQGGAAFVSGAVGCGKTELLNAFLGRAGQAGATVLTASASAQDSAPGSVLRALAAGLGEQVTGPAEPAWNRPDPGRSAPETPRELGERLLAAALRRPLVIGVDDVQHADEISLRGLLQLGARARSSRLLMVVTGPEAPPGAPSRIARWRADLTRATSTVEVPVAPLTRMGILEALTRQLGFGPARALSACFARLSGGNPLLVRALAEDYLVEDLRLAGPHGGDPDVQDGAADPSAPRSFDPPGHGAFGRAVLTCLHRADDRLLATARGAAVLETAGSPALFAGLLEIGLTETGAALDTLASAGVMVGGGFRHPVARAAVLADLPLDEAVVLHRRAARLLRRSGAAPRQVAAHLVAAGEADESWSVDLLRRAATDSADDDVAFAVECLRLAERASADGRERLSILIQQSRVECRVNPGGAIRRLPRLTRAIEAGEVSDRDLVPLVRALAWHGRVDEAAAALRRLDRDDVDLDERGHTELAVARNWLRYSHPGLLVAAGTVRAGHGPRPADPHPTRAAQAVVLLGTVLAAGPDEATVPVADALLREIPPADETICPLESALVSLVCADRADLAAAHCDRLIGEADRRGFPTWRGLLAGPRAEIALRQGDLAAAERFARSALDLIPAWSWGVGIGLPLSVLLRVGARTGTDPAGARAIPVPDEMFQTRYGLSYLYARGQRHAAVGQPHAALDDLLTCGRLMVRWGLDLPAFLPWRLDAAAVLTELGRLAQARDLLTENRGRPSATSPRVRGLALRVEASLVERQRRSGLLRESVRLLGVAGDRLELARAREDLDALDRAAGSPRRGSTGRPGLAAPPVGAAREPGSARLSWPAPEPAAPTGPAFVLTVEGDSQAGGGELSTAELQVASLAATGHSNREIARRLYITVSTVEQHLTRTYRKLRIRGRAELPVFLGV, encoded by the coding sequence GTGGGCCCCATCGCCGAGCTGGACCGGATGCTGGCCGCCTGTTTCGCCTACCAGGGGGGCGCCGCCTTCGTCAGCGGCGCGGTCGGCTGCGGAAAGACCGAGCTGCTGAACGCGTTCCTGGGCCGGGCCGGCCAGGCGGGCGCCACGGTGCTGACGGCCTCGGCGTCGGCGCAGGACTCCGCGCCGGGCTCGGTCCTGCGGGCGCTGGCCGCTGGCCTGGGCGAGCAGGTCACCGGGCCGGCGGAACCGGCCTGGAACCGGCCAGACCCGGGCCGCTCGGCGCCCGAGACGCCACGGGAGCTGGGCGAGCGCCTGCTGGCCGCCGCCCTGCGCCGGCCCCTGGTCATCGGGGTGGACGACGTCCAGCACGCCGACGAGATCTCGCTGCGCGGCCTGCTCCAGCTCGGCGCGCGGGCCCGCTCGTCGCGGCTGCTGATGGTGGTCACCGGGCCCGAGGCGCCGCCGGGCGCCCCGAGCCGGATCGCCCGGTGGCGCGCCGACCTGACCCGGGCGACGAGCACCGTCGAGGTACCGGTCGCGCCGCTGACCCGGATGGGGATCCTCGAGGCGCTGACCCGCCAGCTCGGCTTCGGCCCCGCGCGGGCGCTCTCGGCCTGCTTCGCGCGCCTCAGCGGCGGCAACCCGCTGCTGGTACGCGCCCTCGCCGAGGACTACCTGGTGGAGGACCTCCGCCTCGCCGGGCCCCACGGCGGCGACCCGGACGTCCAGGACGGCGCGGCGGACCCGAGTGCCCCGCGGTCCTTCGACCCTCCCGGCCATGGAGCGTTCGGCCGCGCCGTGCTGACCTGCCTGCACCGCGCGGACGACCGCCTGCTCGCCACCGCCCGCGGCGCGGCCGTCCTGGAGACCGCCGGCTCGCCCGCGCTGTTCGCCGGCCTGCTGGAGATCGGCCTGACCGAGACGGGCGCGGCCCTCGACACGTTGGCCTCGGCCGGGGTCATGGTCGGCGGTGGCTTCCGGCATCCGGTCGCGCGGGCGGCCGTCCTGGCCGACCTGCCGCTGGACGAGGCCGTCGTCCTGCACCGCCGGGCGGCCCGGCTGCTACGCCGGTCCGGGGCCGCCCCCCGGCAGGTCGCCGCGCATCTGGTCGCGGCGGGGGAGGCTGACGAGTCCTGGTCGGTCGACCTGCTGCGCCGCGCGGCCACCGACTCGGCCGACGACGACGTCGCGTTCGCGGTCGAGTGCCTGCGGCTGGCCGAGCGGGCCAGCGCCGACGGGCGCGAGCGCCTGTCGATCCTGATCCAGCAGAGCCGGGTCGAGTGCCGGGTCAACCCGGGCGGGGCGATCCGCCGGCTGCCCCGGCTGACCCGGGCGATCGAGGCGGGGGAGGTCAGCGACCGCGACCTGGTCCCGCTGGTGCGGGCACTGGCCTGGCACGGCCGGGTCGACGAGGCGGCGGCGGCGCTGCGGCGCCTCGACCGCGACGACGTGGACCTCGACGAGCGCGGCCACACGGAGCTGGCGGTGGCCAGGAACTGGCTGCGCTACTCCCATCCGGGCCTGCTGGTGGCGGCCGGGACGGTTCGGGCCGGCCACGGGCCCCGGCCGGCGGACCCCCACCCGACCCGCGCGGCCCAGGCCGTCGTCCTGCTGGGCACGGTCCTCGCGGCCGGCCCCGACGAGGCGACCGTGCCCGTCGCCGACGCGCTGCTGCGGGAGATCCCGCCGGCCGACGAGACGATCTGCCCGCTGGAGAGCGCCCTGGTCAGCCTGGTCTGCGCGGACCGGGCCGACCTGGCGGCGGCGCACTGCGACCGGCTGATCGGGGAGGCGGACCGGCGCGGCTTCCCGACCTGGCGCGGGCTGCTGGCCGGGCCGCGGGCCGAGATCGCGCTGCGCCAGGGCGACCTGGCGGCCGCCGAGCGCTTCGCCCGGTCCGCGCTGGACCTGATCCCGGCCTGGAGCTGGGGAGTGGGCATCGGCCTCCCGCTGTCCGTCCTGCTGCGGGTCGGCGCCAGGACCGGGACCGACCCGGCCGGCGCGCGCGCGATCCCCGTCCCGGACGAGATGTTCCAGACCCGCTACGGGCTGAGCTACCTGTACGCCCGGGGCCAGCGCCATGCCGCCGTCGGACAGCCGCACGCTGCCCTGGACGACCTGCTCACCTGCGGGCGCCTCATGGTGCGCTGGGGTCTCGACCTGCCGGCCTTCCTGCCCTGGCGGCTCGACGCCGCCGCGGTGCTCACCGAGCTCGGCCGGCTGGCCCAGGCCCGCGACCTGCTGACCGAGAACCGGGGCCGCCCGTCGGCGACCAGCCCGCGGGTCCGGGGCCTGGCACTGCGGGTGGAGGCGTCGCTGGTCGAGCGCCAGCGCCGGTCGGGGCTGCTGCGTGAGTCGGTCCGGCTGCTCGGCGTGGCGGGGGACCGGCTGGAGCTGGCCCGGGCGCGGGAGGACCTCGACGCGCTCGACCGGGCCGCGGGCTCGCCCCGCCGCGGCAGCACCGGCCGGCCCGGGCTGGCCGCGCCACCCGTCGGCGCGGCACGCGAGCCGGGTTCCGCGCGCCTCTCGTGGCCGGCGCCCGAGCCGGCGGCCCCCACCGGCCCGGCCTTCGTTCTCACGGTGGAGGGCGACAGCCAGGCCGGCGGCGGTGAGCTCAGCACAGCCGAGCTCCAGGTCGCCTCCCTGGCCGCGACCGGCCATTCGAACCGGGAGATCGCCCGGCGGCTCTACATCACCGTCAGCACGGTCGAGCAGCACCTGACCCGGACCTACCGCAAGCTGCGGATCCGCGGCCGGGCAGAGCTGCCGGTCTTCCTGGGCGTCTAG
- a CDS encoding dipeptide ABC transporter ATP-binding protein, with amino-acid sequence MTGRPLVTEPEAAPAGTVLGETLLEVDGLDVTFRTPAGPVRAARDVSFSVRRGECLAIVGESGSGKSVTLRALVGLTGGSAVLGARTLSFDGEDLSGAGEARWRSVRGRRIGLVLQDALVSLDPLRTVGAEVAETPRVHRLLDRRAVPERVRSLLAAVGIDDPDRRARQYSHQLSGGLRQRALIASAISADPELLLADEPTTALDVTVQARVLDLLGGFRADGTAIVLVSHDLAVVAGLADQVAVMYGGRIVEHGPTAAVLGRPRHPYTRALLAAVPVGRPRGSRLSAPASVAPGPPASPDACPYAARCPLADDRCRTKLPPLSGPAVAAGPSAAGSSAPGSAVPVEAGHETLCWYPGRVPAALAEPVVPVPSAREPDRSGRPLVEVASISKGFRDPGGERRLAVDDVSFTLSPGEALGVVGESGSGKTTVARIVLGLVEPDAGSVRLDGEAWSGRPEAERRPRRRRVQAVYQDPFGSFDPRYTVEKIIGEAVATAGVPRGPARRERVAELLAAVGLPDDLAGRRPLELSGGQRQRVAIARALAPSPDILVCDEPVSALDVSVQAQILDLLLGLRHDTGVALLFISHDLGVVHHVSDRLLVMKDGRVVESGPTERIFARPEHPYTRELLAAVPRPPRADEAAGTAGR; translated from the coding sequence ATGACCGGCCGACCACTGGTGACCGAGCCCGAGGCCGCGCCGGCCGGGACCGTCCTCGGCGAGACGCTGCTGGAGGTCGACGGCCTGGACGTGACCTTCCGGACTCCGGCCGGCCCGGTCCGCGCCGCCCGCGACGTCTCCTTCAGCGTCCGGCGCGGCGAGTGCCTGGCCATCGTGGGGGAGTCCGGGTCGGGCAAGAGCGTCACCCTGCGCGCCCTGGTCGGGCTGACCGGCGGGTCGGCCGTCCTCGGCGCCCGCACGCTCTCCTTCGACGGGGAGGACCTCAGCGGCGCCGGCGAGGCGCGCTGGCGGTCGGTGCGCGGCCGGCGGATCGGCCTGGTCCTGCAGGACGCGCTGGTCTCGCTCGACCCGCTGAGGACCGTCGGCGCCGAGGTCGCCGAGACGCCCCGGGTGCACCGGCTCCTCGACCGGCGAGCGGTGCCCGAGCGGGTGCGCTCGCTGCTGGCGGCCGTCGGCATCGACGACCCCGACCGGCGCGCGCGCCAGTACTCCCACCAGCTCTCCGGCGGGCTGCGGCAGCGCGCACTCATCGCGTCGGCGATCTCGGCCGATCCCGAGCTGCTGCTGGCCGACGAGCCGACCACCGCGCTGGACGTCACGGTCCAGGCGCGGGTGCTCGACCTGCTGGGCGGCTTCCGCGCCGACGGCACGGCGATCGTCCTGGTCAGCCACGACCTGGCCGTCGTCGCGGGGCTGGCCGACCAGGTCGCCGTCATGTACGGCGGCCGGATCGTCGAACACGGGCCGACCGCCGCCGTGCTCGGCCGCCCGCGCCACCCGTACACGCGCGCCCTGCTGGCCGCCGTGCCGGTCGGCCGTCCCCGCGGCAGTCGGCTGTCGGCCCCGGCATCGGTCGCGCCCGGACCGCCCGCCTCGCCGGACGCCTGCCCGTACGCCGCCCGCTGCCCGCTCGCCGACGACCGCTGCCGCACCAAGCTCCCGCCGCTGTCGGGGCCCGCCGTGGCCGCCGGTCCGTCAGCCGCCGGGTCGTCAGCCCCAGGCTCGGCGGTCCCGGTCGAAGCCGGTCACGAGACGCTCTGCTGGTACCCGGGCCGGGTCCCGGCCGCGCTCGCCGAGCCTGTCGTCCCGGTGCCGTCGGCCCGCGAGCCGGACCGTTCCGGCCGGCCGCTGGTCGAGGTGGCCTCGATCAGCAAAGGGTTCCGTGACCCCGGCGGCGAGCGTCGGCTGGCGGTGGACGACGTGTCGTTCACGCTCAGCCCGGGGGAGGCACTGGGAGTCGTCGGCGAGTCCGGATCGGGCAAGACGACGGTCGCGCGCATCGTCCTGGGCCTGGTGGAGCCGGACGCAGGCTCGGTCCGGCTCGACGGCGAGGCGTGGAGCGGGCGGCCCGAGGCCGAACGGCGGCCGCGGCGCCGACGGGTCCAGGCCGTCTACCAGGACCCGTTCGGCTCCTTCGACCCCCGGTACACCGTCGAGAAGATCATCGGTGAGGCGGTGGCGACGGCCGGCGTGCCACGCGGCCCGGCCCGCCGCGAGCGGGTCGCCGAGCTGCTGGCCGCCGTCGGGCTGCCCGACGACCTGGCCGGGCGGCGGCCGCTGGAGCTCTCCGGCGGCCAGCGCCAGCGGGTGGCGATCGCGCGGGCGCTGGCCCCGTCCCCCGACATCCTCGTCTGCGACGAACCCGTGTCCGCCCTGGACGTCTCGGTACAGGCGCAGATCCTGGACCTGCTCCTCGGGCTGCGGCACGACACCGGGGTGGCCCTGCTCTTCATCTCCCACGACCTCGGCGTCGTGCATCACGTGAGCGACCGGTTGCTGGTCATGAAGGACGGCCGGGTCGTCGAGTCCGGCCCCACCGAACGGATCTTCGCCAGGCCCGAGCATCCCTACACCCGGGAGCTTCTCGCCGCCGTGCCGCGCCCGCCGCGGGCGGACGAGGCGGCGGGAACGGCCGGCCGCTGA